The following proteins come from a genomic window of Athalia rosae chromosome 1, iyAthRosa1.1, whole genome shotgun sequence:
- the LOC105685087 gene encoding vascular endothelial growth factor receptor 2-like encodes MPLLVKTDCLLQKLRIFVLIILSVNELLKNAVDAVEFIGAARNLTVIAFEDQNYHDNVETGQIYKEGLVKLNISWLPPQTSRKPDSYSIVVTTLQQDFTKSLIDCPDGTLYYTTENKDQLRVDLPEDPVIYGVPELNIVPGCVYGIQVFANPRRNPNINHPNVEYRVPDCVGKKCSCAGVEKSLPELKVDVEELQNNEIFIKWTPTADNNNIISYTVSYGVPTLVSRGGFPVYDAVEIAQVPANNNSFVWTNGSTKLDGIVYVAAKDSNGCNGPQGSYLVRPIKNNNQYTRMVVIFIISAIVSVSMLATASMFWTRNRKKYIIRPNINNKDYHSPVLLSGRPTLDQLLLTKRNALYVEQEIEEAIHKGEADMMEISYARINFKKEIGKGHFGKVYLASIEGFASSLVAVKMNNFTTSCNDAVSRNHLLDEIAIMKNAGHHPHLVQLLACCTLPSNPVCAILEYLEGGDLLAYLHDIRSRLTSSLTSLPNDSISACSPRPSVTETLYTTLGSEPPATPTIEEFTETKQADEQAKTHDYVNTLLSSSPPYYNMSQKQGRVRADSMGLESDEFLRFAIQIARGMQHLETRSITHRDLAARNILLDSNMNLKVSDFGLSRNGIYVIAENERARRLPVRWMSPEAMRDREFSPKSDVWSYAVVLWEIGTLGAFPYPDIRDDQLLRHVVLENKRLTKPAAISDKLYSMMQACWAERPSDRPNFSKLLTHLLTLEGASYFPYGKSNPCYTALLPTEEELEDDVPGSPNIFNS; translated from the exons ATGCCTCTGCTGGTAAAAACCGATTGCCTTTTACAGAAGTTGAGAATATTTGTATTGATTATTCTATCAgtgaatgaattattaaaaaatgctGTTGACGCTGTGGAGTTCATTGGTGCAGCACGAAACTTAACAGTGATTGCTTTCGAGGATCAAAATTATCATGACAATGTTGAAACGGGACAAATCTATAAGGAAGGATTGGTGAAATTAAACATATCTTGGCTGCCACCACAAACGAGCCGAAAACCTGATTCGTATAG TATAGTGGTAACGACACTCCAACAAGATTTCACGAAAAGTCTGATAGATTGCCCAGACGGCACTTTATACTACACTACGGAAAACAAAGATCAACTACGAGTCGATCTACCTGAGGATCCTGTGATATATGGGGTTCCGGAGCTGAATATTGTCCCAGGATGCGTCTACGGAATTCAAGTGTTTGCTAATCCTCGCAGAAATCCCAATATCAATCACCCAAATGTGGAATATAGGGTACCAGATTGTGTTGGTAAAAAATGTAGCTGTGCCGGTGTAGAGAAATCATTACCCGAGTTAAAAGTAGATGTAGAAGAACTTCAAAATAATGAGATCTTCATAAAGTGGACACCTACTGCAGACAACAATAATATCATATCTTACACTGTCAG CTATGGGGTACCTACTCTAGTTTCCAGAGGAGGATTTCCAGTCTACGATGCAGTAGAAATAGCTCAGGTACCTGCAAATAACAACTCGTTTGTTTGGACTAACGGTAGTACAAAGCTCGATGGAATCGTCTATGTGGCTGCCAAAGATTCGAACGGTTGCAATGGGCCACAAGGCAGTTATTTAGTTAGACCaattaagaataataatcaGTACACACGAATGGTG GTAATATTTATCATCAGTGCGATTGTTAGTGTATCAATGTTAGCCACTGCAAGCATGTTCTGGACTCGCAATCGTAAGAAATACATTATTCGGCccaacatcaacaacaaagA CTATCATTCGCCTGTACTTTTATCAGGACGCCCGACATTAGATCAGCTTCTATTGACGAAGCGTAATGCCCTATACGTTGAACAGGAAATTGAG GAGGCTATCCACAAAGGAGAAGCAGATATGATGGAAATTTCGTATGCACGTATAAActtcaaaaaagaaattgggaAGGGCCATTTTGGAAAAGTTTACCTTGCTAGCATTGAGGGTTTTGCGTCATCGTTGGTTGCTGTCAAGATGAATAACTTTACTACTTCGTGTAATGATGCAGTTTCTAGGAACCATTTACTCGATGAAATCGCGATAATGAAGAATGCTGGGCATCATCCGCATCTTGTGCAGTTGCTTGCATGTTGCACACTGCCATCGAATCCGGTTTGTGCCATCTTAGAGTACTTAGAAGGAGGTGACTTGCTTGCCTATCTCCATGACATCAGAAGCCGTCTTACTAGTAGTCTCACAAGCCTCCCTAATGACAGCATTTCTGCATGCAGCCCGAGACCGAGTGTTACGGAAA CTCTATATACAACATTAGGCAGTGAGCCTCCAGCCACACCTACCATTGAAGAATTCACAGAAACCAAGCAAGCAGATGAGCAAGCCAAAACACATGATTATGTGAATACTTTGCTTTCTTCATCGCCACCCTATTACAACATGAGCCAGAAACAAGGCAGAGTCAGAGCAGACAGTATGGGACTAGAGAGTGACGAGTTCTTGAGGTTTGCTATACAAATTGCAAGGGGGATGCAGCATCTTGAGACAAGGAGCATTACTCACAGAGACCTGGCTGCAAGGAATATTCTACTGGATTCCAATATGAATCTCAAG GTGTCAGATTTTGGTCTATCAAGGAACGGAATTTATGTGATTGCTGAGAATGAAAGAGCACGACGACTACCAGTCCGCTGGATGTCACCCGAAGCAATGCGAGATCGTGAGTTTTCACCAAAAAGTGATGTTTGGTCGTACGCAGTCGTTCTTTGGGAGATCGGAACGCTCGGCGCATTTCCATATCCTGACATTCGTGACGATCAACTACTTCGTCACGTAGTTTTAGAAAATAAACGTCTCACCAAACCAGCAGCCATCTCCGACAAATTGTATTCAATGATGCAGGCCTGTTGGGCTGAACGTCCAAGCGACCGTCCCAACTTTTCAAAACTGTTGACCCATTTGCTAACGCTTGAGGGAGCTTCATATTTTCCTTATGGGAAAAGTAATCCATGTTACACAGCGCTGCTACCGACAGAAGAAGAACTGGAAGACGATGTTCCAGGAAGTCCAAACATCTTCAactcttga
- the LOC105685088 gene encoding PAXIP1-associated glutamate-rich protein 1A, whose protein sequence is MAQNEEEWSVECSDDEKYGTGSPMAEWTLEPESIVALIEGLEANNHVLELDWKCPGRRGPSPLPANNRQQDHTSEDYKTEEKSDFDFMDEMSSPRMPVRRVGESTPKGSAKKKTASFNGVLSTMLRHRRLEQQEINSSPKKSEANSPGPKPQMN, encoded by the exons ATGGCacaaaacgaagaagagtGGTCGGTCGAGTGCTCCGATGACGAAAAGTACGGAACTGGATCACCAATG GCAGAATGGACCCTAGAGCCGGAAAGTATAGTGGCACTTATTGAAGGCCTTGAAGCAAATAATCATGTACTTGAACTGGATTGGAAGTGTCCAGGGCGGCGTGGTCCTTCTCCTCTCCCTGCCAACAATAGGCAACAAGATCATACTTCCGAGGATTATAA AACTGAAGAAAAGTCAGACTTTGACTTCATGGATGAAATGTCATCTCCTCGCATGCCTGTTCGAAGAGTCGGAGAGAGTACTCCTAAAGGCAGtgctaagaaaaaaactgcaaGTTTTAATGGGGTATTATCAACAATGCTGAGACATCGTCGCTTAGAACAACAAGAAATCAACTCAAGTCCTAAGAAATCTGAAGCTAACTCTCCTGGCCCAAAACCTCAG ATGAACTAG
- the LOC105685032 gene encoding protein HGH1 homolog, translating to MDALKEISEFLDFRARLDLKSIALQHVLSVTGSNDGIEVLLSLPEVLRQLILLVQDKSTSVCKDATLSLVNLSASEGGASALLVISETSKISSDETPSDNLVHVCLRCILDKENQLADPCCMILSNLSRAHSSTERIVSLIEHSGYSWDKIVSAFTSQKYNNKGATLHYLGPLFSNLSQSTNVRRYLMDKHHCVIQRLLPFTEYRESMVRRGGIVGTLKNCCFDTEYHQWLLSSEVDILPRLLLPLAGPEEFDDEDNDKLPMELQYLPEDKTRDSDPDIRTMLLEALLQLCATKEGRQILRDKNAYVILREFHKWEKDRAVLLACENVIDILIKKEEEIGVDSLKGVNVPAEYGEKFKKMDEDFLNES from the exons ATGGACGCACTTAAAGAGATATCAGAATTCTTGGATTTCAGAGCTCGCCTGGATTTAAAATCTATTGCCCTACAGCATGTGCTAA GTGTCACGGGCAGTAATGATGGGATCGAAGTACTGTTGAGTCTCCCAGAGGTATTGCGACAGCTCATTCTACTTGTACAGGATAAATCAACCTCAGTTTGCAAGGATGCAACGCTTTCACTTGTCAATTTATCTGCTAGTGAAGGAGGTGCAAGCGCCTTGCTAGTCATATCGGAAACATCAAAGATAAGCTCAGATGAAACACCAAGTGATAATCTGGTACACGTCTGCCTCAG ATGTATCTTAGATAAGGAAAATCAGTTGGCTGATCCATGCTGTATGATTCTCTCTAACTTGTCCCGAGCCCACTCTTCAACAGAACGAATTGTCTCGCTAATTGAACATAGCGGGTATAGCTGGGACAAAATTGTTTCCGCATTCACGTCACAGAAATACAATAATAAAGGAGCTACGCTGCATTACCTTGGCCCTCTTTTCAGTAACCTCAGCCAATCAACTAATGTGCGACG ATATTTGATGGACAAACATCATTGCGTGATTCAAAGACTTCTTCCATTCACAGAGTATCGTGAAAGTATGGTGAGAAGAGGTGGTATTGTAGGCactctgaaaaattgttgCTTTGATACAGAATACCATCAATGGTTATTAAGCTCTGAGGTAGACATTTTACCGAGACTTCTTCTGCCACTTGCTGGTCCTGAAGAATTTGATGACGAAGATAATGACAAGCTACCAATGGAACTACAGTACTTACCTGAAGATAAAACAAGGGATTCTGATCCTGACATCAG AACTATGCTCCTTGAGGCTTTACTACAGCTATGTGCTACAAAAGAAGGTCGTCAAatattgagggataaaaaCGCTTATGTCATTCTGAGAGAATTCCATAAGTGGGAAAAGGATAGAGCCGTTCTGCTAGCTTGCGAAAACGTCATAGATATTTTAATAAA aaaagaggaagaaatcgGAGTGGATAGTTTAAAAGGAGTGAATGTGCCAGCAGAATatggggaaaaattcaaaaaaatggacgaagaTTTTCTCAACGAATCATAA